A single window of Dermacentor albipictus isolate Rhodes 1998 colony chromosome 1, USDA_Dalb.pri_finalv2, whole genome shotgun sequence DNA harbors:
- the LOC135901594 gene encoding uncharacterized protein, translating to MNAVWFFLLCWAPFRLQAAQPTGDVYVRNPKDSNFYMDRILLTDMIAQVRFLDLDPFHLPPFETDFKDSILGIPVHGHAKFVNGTLRGLSRVNRFGDCTAPGWLNGNITVTCNLLIDDLDIVYDARVKYGVVPQLRVRVESRVGTCYAHMEATAAPGKPAVLRSFQITGLGDLDTKWSGLGPLNPYLRSINEGYRANIAGVVYSTFYSSYKVALDRSLSREPIPKP from the exons ATGAACGCCGTCTGGTTTTTCCTCCTGTGCTGGGCGCCATTCCGGCTAC agGCCGCACAGCCCACTGGAG ATGTGTACGTGCGAAACCCAAAGGATTCCAACTTCTACATGGATCGCATCCTGCTGACGGACATGATAGCGCAAGTGCGCTTCCTGGACCTGGACCCGTTCCATCTGCCGCCTTTCGAGACTGACTTCAAGGACAGCATCCTGGGCATCCCCGTCCACGGTCACGCCAAGTTCGTGAACGGCACCCTGCGCGGTCTGTCGCGCGTCAACCGCTTCGGCGACTGCACGGCGCCCGGCTGGCTCAACGGCAACATCACCGTCACCTGCAACCTGCTGATCGACGACCTGGACATCGTGTACGACGCGCGCGTCAAGTACGGCGTGGTGCCCCAGCTGCGCGTACGCGTCGAGTCGCGCGTGGGCACCTGCTACGCGCACATGGAGGCCACTGCGGCGCCGGGCAAGCCGGCCGTGCTGCGCTCCTTCCAGATCACGGGTCTCGGCGACCTGGACACCAAGTGGTCGGGCCTCGGGCCGCTGAACCCCTACTTGCGCAGCATCAACGAGGGCTACCGCGCCAACATCGCCGGCGTCGTGTACAGCACTTTCTACAGCAGCTACAAGGTTGCGCTGGACCGCTCGCTGTCGCGCGAGCCCATTCCCAAACCTTGA
- the LOC135901602 gene encoding uncharacterized protein isoform X2: protein MIPVLLFTLFAGALGASVTDANRYIDQVLGYQMADLVRRNRLDPLVVAPYSTNLGAPGTLSAQMRVVNVTGLGLIRRQGDCGRPGSSGPGRVTVGCNVVLDRVAVSATSDLTYYGAPRRVGTRANFETNHALVEVTSTLGQPPTVNFRLLKPPRPRVSFSGLRDLPLYSVIQKGYEQELSRVLQTQLSGPYLVNLGLACRAVPFPR from the exons ATGATTCCAGTACTCCTGTTCACCCTTTTCGCTG GGGCCCTTGGTGCCAGCGTCACCGATGCCAACCGCTACATCGACCAGGTGCTCGGTTACCAAATGGCTGACCTGGTACGTCGAAACCGGCTGGATCCACTCGTGGTGGCTCCCTACAGCACCAACCTGGGCGCGCCTGGCACGCTAAGCGCACAGATGCGCGTCGTCAACGTCACTGGTCTGGGACTCATCCGGCGCCAAGGCGACTGCGGCCGGCCCGGATCATCGGGACCCGGTCGCGTCACCGTCGGCTGCAACGTGGTCCTCGACCGCGTCGCCGTGAGCGCCACTTCCGACCTGACCTACTACGGCGCGCCACGTCGCGTTGGCACCCGGGCCAACTTTGAAACCAACCACGCGCTGGTCGAGGTGACGTCCACCCTTGGTCAGCCGCCCACGGTCAACTTCAGGCTACTCAAGCCACCCAGGCCGCGCGTCTCATTCAGCGGACTCAGGGACTTGCCCCTGTACAGTGTCATCCAGAAGGGCTACGAACAAGAGCTGTCTCGCGTCCTTCAGACGCAGCTCTCGGGGCCCTACCTCGTCAACCTTGGTCTCGCCTGCCGGGCCGTCCCCTTCCCACGTTAG
- the LOC135901602 gene encoding uncharacterized protein isoform X1, producing the protein MPQSGSWLTSKIPDIMIPVLLFTLFAGALGASVTDANRYIDQVLGYQMADLVRRNRLDPLVVAPYSTNLGAPGTLSAQMRVVNVTGLGLIRRQGDCGRPGSSGPGRVTVGCNVVLDRVAVSATSDLTYYGAPRRVGTRANFETNHALVEVTSTLGQPPTVNFRLLKPPRPRVSFSGLRDLPLYSVIQKGYEQELSRVLQTQLSGPYLVNLGLACRAVPFPR; encoded by the exons ATGCCCCAGTCAGGAAGCTGGCTCACTAGCAAG ATACCTGATATAATGATTCCAGTACTCCTGTTCACCCTTTTCGCTG GGGCCCTTGGTGCCAGCGTCACCGATGCCAACCGCTACATCGACCAGGTGCTCGGTTACCAAATGGCTGACCTGGTACGTCGAAACCGGCTGGATCCACTCGTGGTGGCTCCCTACAGCACCAACCTGGGCGCGCCTGGCACGCTAAGCGCACAGATGCGCGTCGTCAACGTCACTGGTCTGGGACTCATCCGGCGCCAAGGCGACTGCGGCCGGCCCGGATCATCGGGACCCGGTCGCGTCACCGTCGGCTGCAACGTGGTCCTCGACCGCGTCGCCGTGAGCGCCACTTCCGACCTGACCTACTACGGCGCGCCACGTCGCGTTGGCACCCGGGCCAACTTTGAAACCAACCACGCGCTGGTCGAGGTGACGTCCACCCTTGGTCAGCCGCCCACGGTCAACTTCAGGCTACTCAAGCCACCCAGGCCGCGCGTCTCATTCAGCGGACTCAGGGACTTGCCCCTGTACAGTGTCATCCAGAAGGGCTACGAACAAGAGCTGTCTCGCGTCCTTCAGACGCAGCTCTCGGGGCCCTACCTCGTCAACCTTGGTCTCGCCTGCCGGGCCGTCCCCTTCCCACGTTAG